The following coding sequences are from one Natrarchaeobaculum sulfurireducens window:
- a CDS encoding archaea-specific SMC-related protein, whose translation MATQHPVAREARLQAQNIGGIDETSVELEPGVTVLAGRNATNRTSLLQAFMAGLGGESASLKADAEAGSAELELGEETYRRTLERNGGTVVMGGEPYLEDPELAELFAFLLESNPARRAVTTGDDLREIILRPIDTDEIEAEITLLTAEKEDVADELDRLESLKGELPALERERTDLENKIEDKRAELEEITAEIEAAETPDDEREERAELDEKLTTLRERRSDLDDVRFDLETERESLDALRQERDDLEDDLGELPEPGSLDRTDIDEEIDRLQRRSQSIDGVVSQLQSIVQFNEEMLEGAHPEIRELLADDADDSSDGQVTDRLLEDEASVQCWTCGSEVNRSEIESTIDRLRSLQETKLSERDDLEERIQELRSERREIDQARDQREHIERRLADVTDEIERRERRLEDLSDRREELEGDIERLEAEASELEAEGDDDERDEESLLDLNRRANELEFSLGRLERDLETTIGRIETIESTLDDEDRLRDRRDEIREELEELRTRIDRIEREAVDSFNKHMDAVLEVLEYENIERIWIERVGETVREGRRTVERTTFDLHIVRSTEDGRTYEDTIEHLSESEREVTGLIFALAGYLVHEVYDVVPFMLLDSLEALDSNRIAALVEYFESYTDFLVVALLPEDAAAIDDVHDRISEI comes from the coding sequence ATGGCTACGCAGCACCCAGTCGCCCGAGAGGCGCGATTGCAGGCCCAAAACATCGGCGGTATCGACGAGACATCGGTCGAACTCGAGCCCGGTGTCACCGTTCTTGCGGGGCGAAATGCGACCAACCGGACGTCCCTTTTGCAAGCGTTTATGGCCGGACTCGGCGGTGAATCTGCCTCGCTGAAAGCCGACGCTGAAGCAGGCAGCGCCGAACTCGAACTGGGCGAGGAAACGTACCGGCGCACGCTGGAGCGAAACGGCGGCACCGTCGTGATGGGTGGCGAGCCCTACCTCGAGGATCCGGAACTGGCCGAACTCTTTGCGTTCTTGCTCGAGTCGAATCCGGCCAGGCGGGCGGTGACCACGGGCGACGACCTGCGCGAAATTATTCTTCGGCCGATCGACACCGACGAGATCGAGGCCGAAATCACGCTGCTCACGGCTGAGAAAGAGGACGTGGCGGACGAACTTGACCGACTAGAGTCATTGAAGGGCGAACTGCCAGCGCTCGAGCGCGAGCGGACTGACCTCGAGAACAAGATCGAGGACAAACGAGCCGAACTCGAGGAGATCACCGCGGAGATCGAGGCGGCCGAGACGCCCGACGACGAGCGCGAGGAGCGCGCCGAACTCGACGAGAAACTGACCACGCTACGAGAACGACGCTCCGACCTCGACGACGTCCGGTTCGACCTCGAGACCGAACGTGAGAGTCTCGACGCCCTCAGACAGGAACGCGACGATCTCGAGGACGATCTCGGGGAACTCCCCGAGCCCGGCTCGCTCGACCGAACCGACATCGACGAAGAGATCGACCGGCTCCAGCGACGATCGCAGTCGATCGACGGCGTCGTGAGTCAACTGCAGAGCATCGTCCAGTTCAACGAGGAGATGCTCGAGGGTGCACATCCCGAAATTCGGGAGCTGCTGGCAGACGATGCCGACGACTCGAGTGATGGTCAGGTCACCGACCGGCTGCTCGAGGACGAAGCGTCCGTCCAGTGTTGGACCTGTGGGAGCGAAGTGAACCGATCCGAGATCGAATCGACGATCGACCGGCTCCGGTCGCTTCAGGAGACGAAGCTCAGCGAGCGCGACGACCTCGAAGAGCGCATTCAAGAGCTTCGGTCGGAACGTCGTGAGATCGACCAGGCGCGCGACCAACGCGAACACATCGAACGTCGCCTCGCGGACGTCACCGACGAGATCGAACGACGCGAACGCCGTCTCGAGGATCTTTCGGACCGCCGTGAGGAGTTAGAAGGCGACATCGAGCGACTCGAAGCGGAGGCATCCGAACTCGAGGCGGAAGGTGACGACGACGAGAGAGACGAGGAGAGTCTCCTCGACCTCAACCGACGGGCCAACGAACTCGAGTTCTCGCTCGGCCGTCTCGAACGCGACCTCGAGACGACGATCGGCCGGATCGAGACGATCGAGTCGACACTCGACGATGAGGACCGCCTTCGTGACCGACGAGACGAGATCCGCGAGGAACTCGAAGAACTGCGGACTCGGATCGATCGTATCGAACGCGAGGCCGTTGATTCGTTCAACAAACACATGGACGCGGTTCTCGAGGTGCTCGAGTACGAGAACATCGAGCGCATCTGGATCGAACGGGTCGGTGAGACCGTCCGTGAAGGACGCCGGACGGTCGAACGAACTACGTTCGATCTCCATATCGTTCGGAGCACTGAGGATGGGCGGACCTACGAGGACACGATCGAGCATCTGAGCGAGAGCGAACGCGAGGTAACGGGTCTGATCTTCGCGCTTGCGGGCTACCTCGTCCACGAGGTGTACGACGTCGTCCCGTTCATGCTGCTGGACTCGCTCGAGGCACTCGATTCGAATCGGATCGCCGCCCTCGTGGAGTACTTCGAATCGTACACGGACTTTCTCGTCGTCGCGTTGCTCCCGGAGGACGCGGCGGCGATCGACGACGTTCACGACCGGATTTCAGAAATCTGA
- a CDS encoding SDR family NAD(P)-dependent oxidoreductase, with amino-acid sequence MRLEDETVLITGAASGIGRETAERCASEGAHVVVTDVDDDGGETTVDAIDAAGGDAEYRRLDVTDSDRVHEVIDDVAATHGLDVLINNAGTGHPSSSLEEIDDGIRDFVVDVNINGVWNGCHAALPHMKDQGHGSIVNVGSLASILGLPKQAVYSTTKAAVLNLTRTIAAEAGPYGVRANAVCPGFTETQMLEQYLAIQEDPEAAREAMAEQYPLKRLGKPEEIASAIVFLSSEEASFVSGHGLVVDGGFSTC; translated from the coding sequence ATGCGACTCGAAGACGAGACAGTGCTTATCACGGGAGCGGCGTCCGGGATCGGACGAGAGACGGCCGAACGGTGTGCGAGCGAAGGGGCCCACGTCGTCGTGACGGACGTCGACGACGACGGCGGTGAAACGACCGTCGACGCGATCGACGCCGCAGGTGGGGATGCAGAGTATCGACGCCTCGACGTGACCGATAGCGATCGCGTCCACGAGGTTATCGACGACGTCGCTGCAACCCATGGCCTCGACGTGCTGATCAACAACGCCGGAACTGGCCACCCGAGTAGCAGTCTCGAAGAGATCGACGACGGCATCCGTGATTTCGTCGTCGACGTCAACATCAACGGCGTCTGGAACGGTTGTCACGCCGCATTACCGCACATGAAAGATCAGGGCCACGGTTCGATCGTCAACGTGGGTTCGCTGGCGAGTATCCTCGGACTACCCAAACAGGCGGTGTATTCGACGACGAAAGCAGCCGTGTTGAACCTGACCCGGACGATCGCCGCCGAAGCCGGTCCCTACGGCGTCCGAGCGAACGCCGTCTGTCCAGGGTTCACCGAGACGCAGATGCTAGAGCAGTACCTCGCGATCCAAGAGGACCCGGAGGCTGCCCGTGAGGCGATGGCCGAGCAGTATCCGCTCAAACGACTGGGAAAACCCGAGGAGATCGCCAGCGCAATCGTGTTTCTGTCGAGCGAAGAGGCCTCGTTCGTCAGCGGCCACGGACTGGTCGTCGACGGCGGTTTTTCGACCTGTTGA
- a CDS encoding succinylglutamate desuccinylase/aspartoacylase family protein, giving the protein MSDGTHSTEKVALEVLPSGITLSTTVHTYRGAADGPTLYVQAAQHGREINGTEALRRFHDRLPLESLAGTVIAVPVANPLTFDRVSYTTPEAIDSVNPNMNRVWPGDGEGTLHQRMAARLWEYVKRADAVVDLHTGSPNMLPHVLYRETDTRARALASAFGTELLLAEGADENASEEWHRRGFAGKLRVVAAEEGIPSITPELAHNKQIVESAVEIGVEGLLDVCRHLEMLPGSPPERTQTLARNHLGQGIATESGLFRPKPTLEVGDVVSEGTSLGTVYNPQQYDPLQEAVADRAGVLYALTQEATVTAGDQLASVAVVLEE; this is encoded by the coding sequence ATGAGCGACGGGACACATTCGACAGAGAAGGTGGCCCTCGAAGTCCTCCCTTCGGGGATCACGTTGTCGACGACGGTTCACACGTACCGTGGAGCTGCAGACGGACCGACGCTCTACGTTCAGGCTGCCCAGCACGGCCGCGAGATCAACGGGACCGAGGCGTTACGCCGCTTTCACGATCGACTGCCGCTCGAGTCGCTCGCTGGGACCGTCATCGCGGTTCCCGTCGCGAACCCGCTCACCTTCGACCGCGTCTCCTATACCACGCCCGAAGCCATCGACAGCGTCAACCCCAACATGAATCGGGTCTGGCCCGGCGACGGCGAGGGAACGCTCCACCAGCGCATGGCCGCCCGTCTCTGGGAGTACGTCAAACGTGCCGACGCCGTCGTCGACCTCCATACCGGCAGCCCGAACATGCTCCCTCACGTCCTCTATCGTGAAACCGACACCCGCGCTCGAGCCCTCGCCTCAGCCTTTGGCACCGAGCTCCTCCTCGCGGAGGGGGCCGACGAGAACGCGTCCGAGGAGTGGCACCGACGCGGATTCGCCGGGAAGCTCCGTGTCGTCGCCGCCGAGGAGGGGATCCCGTCGATCACGCCCGAACTGGCCCACAACAAACAGATCGTCGAGTCAGCCGTCGAAATTGGCGTCGAGGGACTGCTCGACGTCTGTCGCCACCTCGAGATGCTCCCTGGCTCGCCCCCCGAGCGAACCCAGACGCTCGCTCGAAACCATCTCGGACAGGGTATCGCCACTGAATCGGGGCTCTTCCGACCGAAGCCGACACTCGAGGTCGGCGACGTCGTCTCCGAGGGCACGTCGCTCGGGACGGTGTACAATCCTCAGCAGTACGACCCGCTGCAGGAGGCTGTCGCCGACCGTGCGGGCGTCCTCTATGCACTCACTCAGGAAGCGACCGTGACCGCAGGCGACCAGCTCGCGAGTGTCGCGGTCGTCCTCGAGGAGTAG